DNA sequence from the Salvelinus sp. IW2-2015 linkage group LG37, ASM291031v2, whole genome shotgun sequence genome:
AGGTGATGGAGACCACCTGGGGTTACACAGCCTACATAGGAGGAAACACAAGAAGCATAAGAAGCACAAGAAGAAGCATCACTGTGACGACGGGCACAGCTCCTACTCCGAGGCCCTGGAGTCATCTTCTGGCATCCTGGTCAAGCCCCCCACACAGCTCCGACTCAAGCCCCCCACGCAGCTCCGACTCAAGCCCCCCACGCAGCTCCGACTCAAGCCCCCCACGCAGCTCCGACTCAAGATCAAACTGGGAGGCCAAACGCTGGGGACCAAAAGGTGAGACCTCGCTGGCTTCTACTTTAAGAGTGACACAGAGACCACTGAGCTTAACAAGGGTGAGTTTCTCAGAAAACATAAAGATCGTGGTTTGCCCATTGTCTACCAATGGTTTTAACATGGTCTTAGTGCTAAAGATAATCTTTATATTTTGGAGAAACTCACCGTGGCCCTAATCAGTTCTTATTGACTTCTGATACAAAATATAGGTCCAGCGTTCACGTGACCTGAAATTCTAACCCCATTCTCATTATATCTCCCTTTGTTTTAATGAACCAGTGTGCCAACATTCAGTGTGGTCCCTGGTGTAGCCCGCTCCCCGTCTCCTCTGATGATCGTAGACGATGATGACGACTcggatgatgatgacgatgaggaGCCTTCTGAGGGCGTCCCACTCGAGCAGTACCGGGCCTGGCTTGGTGAGTGCCAAGGTCTGTCTCTTACTctcatcatgtccaatcaatataaATGTAATTTCCTGTTTAAACTGATTGATTTACTATACACAGTGCcgttagaaagtattcatacgccttgacttattccacattttgttgtgttacagcctgaattcaaaatgtattaaataaataaacatctcacccatctacccaataatgacaaagtgaaaacatgtttttagaaatgttagcaaatttattgaaaattaaatacagaaatatcgtatttacataagtattcacacccctgagtcaatacatattagaaacacatttggcagtgattacagctgtgagtctttctgggtacgtgtctaagagctttctacacctggattgtgcaacatttgccaatttattattttctgaattcttcaagctcaaattggttgttgatcattgctagacaaccattttcaggtcttgccatagattttcaaggagatttaagtcaaaactgtaactcgaccactcaggaacattcactgtctactTGGTAAgcactccagtgtagatttggccttgtgttttagattattgtccttctaaaaggtgaattcatctcccagtgtctggtggaaagcaaactgaaccaggttttcctctaggattttgcctgtgcttagctccattccatttatttttttatcctgtaaAACTCCCCCTTCCTTAGagattacaagcatatccataacatgatgcaaccaccactatgctagaaaatatggagagtggtactcagtaatttgttgtattggatttgcccaaaaacATAATattgcattcaggacaaaaagttacttGCTTTGCCACATCTTTTTCGGTATTACTTttttgcaaacaagatgcatgttttggaatattctttattctgtacaggcttccttattttcattctgtcaattaggttagtattgtggagtaattacaacgttgttgatccagcctcagttttctcctatcacagccattaaactctgtaactgttttaaattaaccattggcctcaaggtgaaatccctgagtggtttccttcctttctggcaactcagttaggaaggacacctgtatatttgtattgactgggtgtattgatacaccatctaaagtatAATGAATAACTtcgccatgctcaaagggatattcaatgtctgcttagattatttatttttttacccatctaccaatgggtgcccttctaagcgaggcattgaaaacctccctgttctttgtcgttgaatctgtttgaaattctctgctggactgagggaccttacagataattctatgtgtggggtacagagatgaggtagtcattcaaaaatcatgttaaacactgttattgcacacagagtgagtccatgcaacttattgtgatactttttaagcacatttttacttctgaacttatttaggcttgctttaacaaaggagttgaatacttattgactgaagacatttcagctttatttgTGTAAACATTTGGATCGCAGCCATGTCATTCTAATATCTTGACCATGCACTTTTCTTTCTGTTTCTTGTCTCTAGATGAGGACAGTAACCTGGACCCGTCTCCTCTGCCAGACATGGACTCTGACTCCCTGGGAGGACTGGGGGGGCCGGTGGACGAGGAGGAGAAGTGGCTGGACGCCCTGGAGAAAGGAGAGCTCGACGACAACGGAGAGCTGAAGAAGGAGGTTGATGAGTCACTGCTCACAGCCAGACAGGTAACAGGGTCCGTCCGGACAGGCCTAGGCTAGTCTGACATGTAGAGTTCTGAGTTTTTCCTCCACCATGTTATTTAAGGTTACGATATGACCTGCGAAATTGCTAGTGGTTAAAAACTTGGAAGGTTACAGAAATGATCTAACCCTATAGATTTAGGTCTACATCCTACTGTACCtgactgtgtatttgtgtgtgtgtgtgcttctgccTTACAGAAAGCCCTCCTGCACAAGCAACAGAACCAGCCTCTCCTGGAGCTGCCCATGGGCTACAAGGAGAAGGAGATGACCGCTGAGATGATGCAGAAGAGGGAGGAGCGCGCCCGCAAGAGGCGCCTGCAGGCTGCCAAGAAGGCAGAGGAGAACAAGAACCAGACCATTGAGAGGCTCACCAAGACCTCGAAGGCCAAGATCAAGAGCATGAGGGAACGCAAGTCCAAGCAGGCCCAGTGTCCCATGGTCCGCTACTGCGACTCGGCCCAGGGAATGGGGATTTCCTTTCCCAAGGGGGTGCTAGCCCCCACCCCTGCTCCCCTGTGCCCCCCTCCACCGGCACCGGTAGGGTGCGGAGTAAACGGGTGCAGTAATCTGAAGAGGTACTCGTGCTCCAAGACAGGGATCCCTCTCTGTAGTCTGGAGTGCTACAAGAAGAATCTGGTCCTTGTTGTGGAGAGCGCCATTTGAACTTGACCTCTTTGGAAGGTTTCGGCTTGCTGGCCGTACAGACTCTAGGGCTAAATCAAAGGACAAGgtggatattttttatttagcagattataaaaatgcatttttttttgttgacatgtCCAGTAATTGGTCATTTCCTCTGCATTTCTGGTGGCAAACTAATGACATAATTATGTGTACTTACAAAAGAGATGAATGTTGTTCAAATCAATGCATCAGTCAAATGTAGCCCTGATAACACGCATCATTATAATGGAGGCTACAGCCCCATTAGCCAGTTTGTATTTCATTTCTAGATCCTGTTTGTGGTAGTCCACGTGATGTAGATTGTATAAGAATTTAACAAGGTAACCTTGTTCTGTGAAATGAATCAGCTGAAGTAAACCAGCTTTTTCCTAAAATTACAAAGTGCTCTTTTGCCTGTTGATCATGAAGGACTttcatttgtgtaaatatatcGTTAATGGTTTTGTATTCATTTAGGAAGCCGTAAAGCACTGTATAGCGTCATGTTAACATGTTACACACTGTTTGATAAATGGAGAAAATTACACCAGGaaaccaaaacaggtttttattttaattaacagACTCAAAGGTGCATTTGTATCACAAATTATTTGACTTCTATACAAAATACTGTACATCTTAAATACAATACCCTCCCCACAATCAACAACATATAGGAATTTAACTCCACTTAAGGCGGTTGCCATGCCAACGTGGAGAGGCTAGCAGGCAAGAAGAGTCACATTATTTGGTCAGGCATACTTAAAGGTGCTACACAGGATTTTTGCACTGCAATTTCAGctgtcagctgtttgaagctggtgtaccaaAAACCCAAAGTAAAGGCTCAAGTGCAAGTCTCCGCCATGTTACGGGGAAATGGGATGAGGGGGAGTTTTGTTTGCAATGCAGCCTAATGCTAGGTGACTTGCAAGGTATTTCACAGGAAtttagattgtacaatgattccctacactataTGATTCCCTACACTATCCAGTGCTTGTTTTCACACAAACTGSAATTGAgcgaacagtgtagaatttttgcaaccaggaaatgacagagcgatttccactagataacacagccaaagtcagaacagctttcTCACTTTGACAACAGATGCTGCTCTGGCGGGTCAAAATCAATAGatgaatatcacagccaatcacaacactggcgggtAAGTAGTACTGTGAAACACTgtcattccactattactgcagatataataaggacattttcagaaattaaaatgcagaaataaaaatcgtatgtgtagcacctttaagtGAACAGCAATGTCAGAATCActgaactagaatgagattctatTTCTACGGTCAGAGCAGAAGCAAAATGCTTTCGCTGCAGTCACATCAGCCTGTTTTCTGAGGTATTATTGAGTTTAGTGGCTTGTCCTACCTTCCACACtcatggcacactattccctacaaagtgcactacttttgaccagattcaAAAGCTGTGCACTCAATacggagtagggtgccatttcggacagaAAATTGTTGCATCCAGTAAACCCAGGGCTTCGTTCAGTAGGCAAGTGTAGTGGGACGTtacagatagaaatgccatgaatagagctgacGTGATTCCTTACAATAATATTCTACATATCAGaggtgtgttttttaaatttaatatatttctatctgaatgttccacAGCGTTGTGCCCTGCTGAACGCAGCCCTGCTGTTCCactggagctggtccaagtctaaCAGAGAACAACCTTGGTCTTTCCTTTTATCTGCTGTCAGGTGATCATTGTCTGTCTGGAACAAGACAAGTCTTAGTTCCCGCAATATCTCAGACAGACAGTAAGCAGGCGTTGAGGTCGACTATGAAATGTTGAataccagggtcgtgttcattagggtgTACtgttgtaaaatattttttgacgGGAAACAAACAAGTGGTTCTTATTGGAGTTCAGGTAGCCCCTCCCTGTTTCTATCAGTTTTCTCCCATTTGATGCCTAATGAAAAGAACCCAGGGTTGTGCACCGCTGTCTGTAGGTAGTAGTGTTATCAGAGTTCATTAAGAGACTGTTGGCAGACGGCTCGTCACAAGGCCAGGCCGAAAGATAGGCGGAAGGCCATCTCAACGGGAACCTCTGCCACGGAGTCATGAAAACACACATAGAATTCCTGAGGGACGGGTTCTAGAAGCATCCGgctggaacacagagagaaaacagagcttcaaagtgagaaagaggaggaaaatgGCAGAGTGGGTTTCTGGGGCATCCTAATAATATCTAcattctcctgaagtgtgcacctgttcacttcccttcatggatttTAAAGGAATTGACTGGTATATGGAAACACCCTCTAgcccatgcctccaccaatccaatgcttttcaTTTTGTGGGGAATAGTGAacacttcaggaggaaggagatATTATTGAGCCGCACCCAAGGTAGAGGAGCATAGGTAGGCAGGACATATAATTGTTAAGtgattaaaaaaatctaacaaaaaGCCCTAGAGGTCAGGAGAGTAGGCAATACAGGACCACCTTGATAAATGAAGATCTCTCTGCCCAGTATGTGTCTAACTGCCACTGAAACCTAGAACCCAGCTGTTACATGGTGATCTGCTACTCCAAGCCTCTCACTCAAAGTTAACTCCAGTGTTTTACTTCCCTTCTTTACTCTACCACCCAGACAGTTTTACTTCCCTTCTTTACCACTCAGATAGACCTCTCTCCCTGAGGGCCACCtgtagtctcacacacacacacacacacacacacacacacacacacacacacacacacacacacacacccctcccaaaCCCAGGAGCACGTCCAAAATCAACAGCCCGAGACAGAACCAAAGTGCTATCAGTCATTTCTACAAGGACAGACCACCATCCCTACACTACAAACCCTACATTCATTCATACAGACATCACTCATAATGctgccaacacacacaaatccataACACTGACCCTGTATAGCAACAGAGGCTAAATAAATATCATAATGGGAGACTCAATCATATACAGTGGCGTTGGGTGGGCTGTCGCACTATGTAAGCACAGACACAGTTGGCTTTGTCttaattggcaccctattccccatatagtacaCTGAGCCGCTCTGGTCAAATCTAGTCTACAGCATATGGAGAATAGTGTACGTGAGAAGACAAAGTGTTTCCTCATATAGTATATTGGTGAGGTCTCTAaattgtgcactacatagggaatagggtgccatttaagatctGACTAGAAACACTTTGTTCTCTCATGTACACTATTCACCATTTACTGTACACTACATATGAGCGGAGCGCCCtagtgtgcactatatagaataggatgccatttgagatggcagtattgactcctcacacattttaaatagtgcactacatagggaacagggtaccatttaGTATTTTGTACTGTCATATACCCTATCACCCAGTAGGTCATGGTGGGAGCAGGCTTCCTCTGGTCGGTCCAGTTCTCAGGTTTACACTGGAACAGAACCCCGTGTTCCTTCACTGGGCCCAGCCCATGGGTCCTCTGGGGTCTGTCTGTACCCCGCCTACCCTGCTAACAGAGATAAACACACATTTATATAGAGAGAGAAGTCTATGATTTTATACATAAACACTACCTTTGTTATTACAACTCTAGTCTCGCATTGCCATACATCCCAAAAATCATCGTTATCATACCTCCAAGGAGAATTTTGTATTGCAAAAACAGTTTGAATTGTTTGCTGTCTCCCAACTGCAAGATAATATTTTTGGGGGTAGAATATATTTATtggcatttcttttttttttacaatttaacaatCATCAAAATATGACACAGACAATGCCCCGTTATTCCTCAACTGCAAGATTTTGATAGGATGTTAGATTTCAAGAACCCTCCCCCACACACCCATAGAaggatgtgttctgtgtgtcacTGTTTCCCGTCTGGGTAGTTGTTCCCTATGCTAGTTTCAAGTGCTATTTTTAAAGTTATCAAGTGTGGCCGacagtctgtgatttatataTATTGAAATTGAGAGTGGATTACGCTGGTAAAGTCAAACGTCCTAGCACGTTCTAaaccgggatcgaaccagggtctgtagtgacgcctctagcactgagatgcagtggcttagaccgcagCGTGCTACCACCAAAAATATCGTAAAGATTGtccattattttgtttttgtaaggaCCAAAAAAACAGATGCAACGGGAGAAcatattcaagtaagtaaatacattttttaaatgttaaaaacaatgtattattagctagctagctggctacagtaGGCCACTTTGCAGGCTAACTCGACTGAGCTGCTATCTAGCTAACTTTTCACACTGTTTAGCGAAGTTAATTAAATGTCATCAGCTAGCTAAATTCCTATTAGATCGCtatcttgatgtaatcattgtacaTTAAAAACagtctccaaatgcatttgtagataACAGCCATGGGAGAGGGTGAAATTGCAGCTCCAGCTGTCAGTAAAGGCTACTGGATAGGGCAGGTAATTTTGTGGCAGGAAAATATTCTCCTGTTCCAGTCCCTAGAGAGGACAactttgaggagagagagataatagcaacataatattcagtaTTGTCTAATATGAGTATTCTgaagcctgtttctttgttatGTTTTCTGTCTACAGATATGGAAAGCTGTGAAAGCATGTTTGCAGATTAATAGAGTTCCAATGAATATCCCAAGAGACTAAGGGTATATCCTATATGTTAGCAAATGTTGTATACAAAAATACAGTTAGAAATcacacacaatgtataaaccTATTAGAATTGGAGCAGGCCAATCCTGCTAGAGGTCTGCTGGGTGTGCAGGGTTCTGTTTCAGCCCAgcaataacacacctgattctacatATCAAATCTAATGAGTTGATAATCAAGTGTGCTATTGCTGGGTTCgaatagaagtctgctcacccaATAGATTAGGGCTCAGTGGAGCAAGGTTGGCCACCGCTGGTATAGGGGATgagcattacaggtaacattgtatttaaaacattttaatatatatttttagcttACGGCACCTGGTATTCCCAGGCGGTCTCCCATCCCAGTACTAATCAGGCCCTGAACAGGTGTGTTCCGCTACTTCTtatcacactgctcgcttaacctgcaGCGATCTAATAgaaagttagctagctgatgacATTGAATGAATATAGTTTAACAGTGTGAAAAGTTAACTAGATAGCAGCTCAGTTGAGTTAGCCTAcagccgcaacaatgtgtcggaggaaacaccgttcgaCTGACGTCCGGGGTCAggttgcaggcgcccggcccagtcacaaggagtcgctagagcacgatgtgCCAAGAAAAGCCCCACCGGCGAAACCCTCCCCTGCCCCGGACTGCGCTGGGCCATCCTATGGGGCTCCtggtcacagccggttgtgaaacagcctgggatcaaacaccAGGCTGTAGTGGCGCCTCAGCACTGCGGTCATTCATTCATTTTAGCAATGTTACATGCAAAATGATTGCAGTTGTTCCCATAGATAGACAGCACATGGTAGCTCTATGTATCACTGACCCTGTATAAGCTAGCGACTGGGCTAACACAGCTAACCTTTTAGGTCAATAATATGctgtttttataaaaaatgtgtaGGCTTTATAATCGTGAGAGAaatgtaactagctagttagttataCCTAGGTAGCTTACAAGGTTAGCTGACTTATCAACACGAACCGCATTGTGGCTAGCTATTTATTGTCCCTCATGCTTTCCAGCCAAATGCATCAACATTTAAAATATTGATATGGTCAGCATTGTAGGCCATTTCTCCCCTCTTGCTGCAGCTTTAGCTCATCTCGAAATAACAGAGAAATGTTGTCCCTACGTCACTAATTTGATTGGTTTGATGTGTTGCGAGGCGTCACTGATTTACAACGGGTTCCGACCCCTCTCTAGATGATTTCTGTCATGGAACTTCCCCAGGCTTCCCATTTTAGGGAAGCCTAGTTCGCGACGAGGCTATTACAACTCAGACACATTGTTACATAtgaggatgtgttgtgtgtgtgtgtgtgtgtgtgtgtgagagagcgggagcgtgaatgagtgtgtgtgtgtgtgggggtgtgtgtgtgtgtgtgtgtgatgtgtgtgtgtgtgtgtgtgtgtgtgtgtgtgtgtgtgtgtgtgtgtgtgtgtgtgtgtgtgtgtgtgtgtgtgtgtgtgagagagca
Encoded proteins:
- the ino80b gene encoding INO80 complex subunit B isoform X1, with product MGKRKDMIHPRFLLGDGDHLGLHSLHRRKHKKHKKHKKKHHCDDGHSSYSEALESSSGILVKPPTQLRLKPPTQLRLKPPTQLRLKPPTQLRLKIKLGGQTLGTKSVPTFSVVPGVARSPSPLMIVDDDDDSDDDDDEEPSEGVPLEQYRAWLGECQDEDSNLDPSPLPDMDSDSLGGLGGPVDEEEKWLDALEKGELDDNGELKKEVDESLLTARQKALLHKQQNQPLLELPMGYKEKEMTAEMMQKREERARKRRLQAAKKAEENKNQTIERLTKTSKAKIKSMRERKSKQAQCPMVRYCDSAQGMGISFPKGVLAPTPAPLCPPPPAPVGCGVNGCSNLKRYSCSKTGIPLCSLECYKKNLVLVVESAI
- the ino80b gene encoding INO80 complex subunit B isoform X2 — its product is MGKRKDMIHPRFLLGDGDHLGLHSLHRRKHKKHKKHKKKHHCDDGHSSYSEALESSSGILVKPPTQLRLKPPTQLRLKPPTQLRLKPPTQLRLKIKLGGQTLGTKSVPTFSVVPGVARSPSPLMIVDDDDDSDDDDDEEPSEGVPLEQYRAWLDEDSNLDPSPLPDMDSDSLGGLGGPVDEEEKWLDALEKGELDDNGELKKEVDESLLTARQKALLHKQQNQPLLELPMGYKEKEMTAEMMQKREERARKRRLQAAKKAEENKNQTIERLTKTSKAKIKSMRERKSKQAQCPMVRYCDSAQGMGISFPKGVLAPTPAPLCPPPPAPVGCGVNGCSNLKRYSCSKTGIPLCSLECYKKNLVLVVESAI